A window from Deltaproteobacteria bacterium encodes these proteins:
- a CDS encoding Lrp/AsnC family transcriptional regulator, which yields MPIFTPDEIDHSIITALQKDGRLSNVQLAQMVNLSESACLRRVKMLERSGVIDRYVMLVNQAASGKPDNVFIQITLDRQQQEDFQHFENAIRAIPEVMECYLMTGTSDYLVRVVVRDTSDYERLHTKYLTRLPGVVRVQSSFALRTVTKKTQIPMDASH from the coding sequence ATGCCAATTTTTACCCCGGACGAGATTGACCATTCGATAATCACAGCCCTCCAAAAGGATGGTCGGCTTAGCAATGTTCAGTTGGCCCAGATGGTGAACCTCTCCGAATCGGCCTGTCTAAGACGCGTGAAAATGCTGGAAAGAAGCGGCGTCATCGACCGGTACGTGATGCTCGTCAATCAGGCAGCGAGTGGCAAACCGGATAACGTTTTCATTCAAATCACGCTCGATAGACAACAGCAGGAAGACTTCCAGCACTTTGAGAACGCGATTCGTGCGATTCCGGAAGTGATGGAGTGTTATCTCATGACCGGAACCTCAGACTACTTGGTCCGGGTCGTGGTGCGAGACACTTCAGATTATGAACGACTCCACACCAAGTACCTCACCCGCTTACCCGGCGTGGTAAGGGTACAATCAAGCTTTGCACTTCGAACGGTGACCAAGAAAACACAAATCCCGATGGATGCATCTCATTAA